In Erpetoichthys calabaricus chromosome 2, fErpCal1.3, whole genome shotgun sequence, a genomic segment contains:
- the LOC114646640 gene encoding C-C motif chemokine 20-like, whose translation MASGKSLFISLLVLLTLNVFAVSAMYEDCCVSYTTRQMRCHAMKGYTIQTSADLCNIEAVIFHTKWGKQICANPSQRWVMEVIKCLQHRVKVIAQHN comes from the exons ATGGCCTCCGGCAAATCACTGTTCATTTCGCTGCTTGTGCTTCTGACACTAAATGTGTTTGCTGTGTCTGCAA tgtaCGAAGACTGCTGCGTCTCCTATACAACCAGGCAAATGAGGTGTCATGCTATGAAAGGCTATACAATACAAACATCTGCAGATCTGTGCAACATTGAAGCTGTCAT TTTCCACACCAAATGGGGCAAACAGATTTGTGCAAATCCCAGTCAGCGGTGGGTGATGGAAGTCATCAAATGCCTCCA GCACAGAGTGAAGGTGATTGCTCAACATAACTAG